The Coffea arabica cultivar ET-39 chromosome 4e, Coffea Arabica ET-39 HiFi, whole genome shotgun sequence genome includes a window with the following:
- the LOC113740588 gene encoding protein SMALL AUXIN UP-REGULATED RNA 9-like, which translates to MRSLIFSRDGHTNSSAMPIDVLPKSKSHNRATASRASIKDDQKRKTKGQVTPDGCFAVYVGPEKQKFAIKIEYVNHPLFKMLLEDAESEYGFSSEGPILLPCDVDLFYKILAEMDCAKEIDYGCGLAYGSCSPFNPTWRLGRSSDAAKGYGSYGVLTPNRLLNLNYC; encoded by the coding sequence ATGCGTTCTCTAATATTTTCTCGAGATGGTCATACCAATAGTTCAGCCATGCCTATTGATGTTCTGCCGAAGAGCAAATCACATAACCGTGCAACAGCTTCCAGGGCTTCAATCAAAGATGATCAGAAGCGCAAAACAAAGGGCCAAGTAACTCCAGATGGTTGTTTTGCGGTGTACGTCGGGCCAGAGAAGCAAAAATTTGCGATCAAGATTGAATATGTTAATCACCCATTGTTCAAGATGTTACTTGAGGATGCTGAATCGGAATATGGTTTTAGCAGTGAAGGGCCTATTCTGCTTCCATGTGATGTGGACTTGTTTTACAAGATTTTGGCTGAGATGGATTGCGCAAAGGAGATTGATTATGGCTGCGGTCTTGCATACGGTTCGTGCAGTCCATTCAATCCAACTTGGCGTCTGGGAAGAAGTAGTGATGCGGCTAAGGGTTACGGTTCATATGGGGTTCTTACTCCAAACCGTTTGCTAAACTTGAATTATTGTTGA
- the LOC113742341 gene encoding DEK domain-containing chromatin-associated protein 1 isoform X2, with product MDSEKETLEEKQPGKEEKEEEEEEDADAAVKNGGEGVKEAAAGEEKLPEKEVEEEGGKDEMEVDKKEEKEEKVEQEDGEEEKVEEEEEEEDKKEKKKVKKSAKKVKEKVSPATPAIERPTRERKTVERYTETSAGRSASPKPIAIEKGQGTPLKDIPNVAYKLSKRKADDTLQMLHYILFGKKGRAQTLKKNIGMFSGFVWTENEEEKQRAKVKEKLDKCVKDRLFVFCDILNIRLNKAVAKKANLSAKLLEFLESPHATTEVLLADQEQKGKRRKVKASTSKTSGPSDAATGKSAKKQKQDSEVGEKRKRSSTEDEEDDAFEHSDSKQESLGDEDSDAVVKAESDNEQSKSDEDVEEDHEEPKQKPSEKSASKKSVKKESGDNSREKSKAVKKESPAKSPKTSGKSAKKTVSSGSKKVATESDSKEKSKVSSSKKQKVEKESEKVRDASGKEKASSIKQSSNSSAKGSGKDQGKSKSDKKAKAEPSNEEMHKVVVAILKEVDFNTATLSDILRQLGTHFGVDLMHRKSEVKAIITEVINNMTDEEDEEDDEEAEAGSNHEKDEDDDNDA from the exons ATGGATTCTGAGAAAGAAACCCTCGAGGAGAAACAGCCAGGAAAGgaggagaaggaggaggaggaagaggaggatGCGGATGCTGCTGTGAAAAATGGTGGAGAAGGGGTAAAAGAAGCCGCAGCGGGTGAAGAGAAGTTGCCGGAGAAAGAGGTGGAAGAAGAGGGAGGAAAAGATGAGATGGAAGTtgataagaaggaagagaaagagGAGAAAGTAGAGCAGGAGGATGGAGAAGAGGAAAAggttgaggaagaagaagaagaggaggataagaaggagaagaagaaagtgaagaagagCGCTAAGAAAGTGAAAGAGAAGGTTTCACCTGCGACACCGGCGATTGAGAGGCCCACCAGGGAGAGGAAGACTGTGGAGAGATATACCGAGACTTCTGCCGGAAGGAGTGCGTCGCCAAAACCGATAGCTATTGAGAAG gGTCAAGGCACGCCGCTAAAGGACATTCCTAATG TGGCATATAAGCTATCAAAAAGAAAAGCTGATGACACTCTACAGATGCTTCACTACATTCTCTTTGGCAAGAAAGGAAGG GCACAGACTTTGAAGAAAAACATAGGCATGTTTTCAGGCTTTGTCTGGACAGAAAATGAG GAGGAAAAGCAAAGGGCAAAAGTCAAGGAGAAGCTTGACAAATGTGTTAAGGACAGATTGTTTGTCTTTTGTGATATCCTCAATATTCGGTTGAACAAAGCTGTTGCAAAGAAGGCAA ATCTTTCAGCAAAGTTATTGGAGTTCTTGGAATCCCCACATGCTACCACAGAGGTTTTGCTTGCTGACCAGGAACAG AAGGGTAAGAGACGGAAGGTGAAAGCATCAACAAGTAAAACTTCAGGCCCTTCGGATGCAGCTACAGGAAAGTCAGCAAAG AAACAAAAACAGGATTCTGAAGTTGGGGAAAAGCGCAAGCGTTCCTCAACTgaggatgaagaagatgatgcgTTTGAGCATTCTGACAGCAAACAAGAATCTTTGGGGGATGAGGATAGTGATGCAGTTGTCAAAGCAGAAAGTGATAATGAGCAGAGCAAGTCAGATGAAGATGTTGAAGAAGATCACGAGGAACCCAAGCAGAAGCCAAGTGAGAAAAGTGCTTCTAAGAAGAGTGTGAAGAAGGAATCTGGTGATAATAGCAGGGAGAAGTCTAAGGCAGTGAAGAAAGAGAGCCCAGCCAAATCTCCCAAAACCTCTGGTAAAAGTGCCAAAAAAACAGTCAGTTCAGGATCTAAGAAAGTTGCTACTGAATCTGACTCAAAGGAGAAGTCCAAAGTTTCATCTTCTAAGAAACAGAAGGTTGAAAAGGAGAGCGAGAAAGTACGTGATGCTTCTGGGAAAGAAAAAGCTTCAAGTATTAAGCAGTCAAGCAACTCTTCGGCAAAGGGTTCAGGAAAAGATCAAG GGAAATCAAAGAGTGACAAGAAGGCTAAGGCAGAACCCAGCAATGAGGAAATGCATAAAGTAGTAGTTGCCATTTTGAAGGAAGTGGATTTTAACACT GCAACCTTATCTGATATTCTCAGGCAACTTG GAACCCACTTTGGAGTGGATCTAATGCACCGAAAGTCTGAAGTTAAGGCTATAATTACTGAGGTTATAAATAACATGACCGACGAGGAAGATGAGGAAGATGATGAGGAAGCTGAGGCTGGGAGTAATCATGAGAAAGATGAGGATGATGACAATGATGCTTAA
- the LOC113742341 gene encoding DEK domain-containing chromatin-associated protein 1 isoform X4, translating into MDSEKETLEEKQPGKEEKEEEEEEDADAAVKNGGEGVKEAAAGEEKLPEKEVEEEGGKDEMEVDKKEEKEEKVEQEDGEEEKVEEEEEEEDKKEKKKVKKSAKKVKEKVSPATPAIERPTRERKTVERYTETSAGRSASPKPIAIEKGQGTPLKDIPNVAYKLSKRKADDTLQMLHYILFGKKGRAQTLKKNIGMFSGFVWTENEEEKQRAKVKEKLDKCVKDRLFVFCDILNIRLNKAVAKKANLSAKLLEFLESPHATTEVLLADQEQGKRRKVKASTSKTSGPSDAATGKSAKKQKQDSEVGEKRKRSSTEDEEDDAFEHSDSKQESLGDEDSDAVVKAESDNEQSKSDEDVEEDHEEPKQKPSEKSASKKSVKKESGDNSREKSKAVKKESPAKSPKTSGKSAKKTVSSGSKKVATESDSKEKSKVSSSKKQKVEKESEKVRDASGKEKASSIKQSSNSSAKGSGKDQGKSKSDKKAKAEPSNEEMHKVVVAILKEVDFNTATLSDILRQLGTHFGVDLMHRKSEVKAIITEVINNMTDEEDEEDDEEAEAGSNHEKDEDDDNDA; encoded by the exons ATGGATTCTGAGAAAGAAACCCTCGAGGAGAAACAGCCAGGAAAGgaggagaaggaggaggaggaagaggaggatGCGGATGCTGCTGTGAAAAATGGTGGAGAAGGGGTAAAAGAAGCCGCAGCGGGTGAAGAGAAGTTGCCGGAGAAAGAGGTGGAAGAAGAGGGAGGAAAAGATGAGATGGAAGTtgataagaaggaagagaaagagGAGAAAGTAGAGCAGGAGGATGGAGAAGAGGAAAAggttgaggaagaagaagaagaggaggataagaaggagaagaagaaagtgaagaagagCGCTAAGAAAGTGAAAGAGAAGGTTTCACCTGCGACACCGGCGATTGAGAGGCCCACCAGGGAGAGGAAGACTGTGGAGAGATATACCGAGACTTCTGCCGGAAGGAGTGCGTCGCCAAAACCGATAGCTATTGAGAAG gGTCAAGGCACGCCGCTAAAGGACATTCCTAATG TGGCATATAAGCTATCAAAAAGAAAAGCTGATGACACTCTACAGATGCTTCACTACATTCTCTTTGGCAAGAAAGGAAGG GCACAGACTTTGAAGAAAAACATAGGCATGTTTTCAGGCTTTGTCTGGACAGAAAATGAG GAGGAAAAGCAAAGGGCAAAAGTCAAGGAGAAGCTTGACAAATGTGTTAAGGACAGATTGTTTGTCTTTTGTGATATCCTCAATATTCGGTTGAACAAAGCTGTTGCAAAGAAGGCAA ATCTTTCAGCAAAGTTATTGGAGTTCTTGGAATCCCCACATGCTACCACAGAGGTTTTGCTTGCTGACCAGGAACAG GGTAAGAGACGGAAGGTGAAAGCATCAACAAGTAAAACTTCAGGCCCTTCGGATGCAGCTACAGGAAAGTCAGCAAAG AAACAAAAACAGGATTCTGAAGTTGGGGAAAAGCGCAAGCGTTCCTCAACTgaggatgaagaagatgatgcgTTTGAGCATTCTGACAGCAAACAAGAATCTTTGGGGGATGAGGATAGTGATGCAGTTGTCAAAGCAGAAAGTGATAATGAGCAGAGCAAGTCAGATGAAGATGTTGAAGAAGATCACGAGGAACCCAAGCAGAAGCCAAGTGAGAAAAGTGCTTCTAAGAAGAGTGTGAAGAAGGAATCTGGTGATAATAGCAGGGAGAAGTCTAAGGCAGTGAAGAAAGAGAGCCCAGCCAAATCTCCCAAAACCTCTGGTAAAAGTGCCAAAAAAACAGTCAGTTCAGGATCTAAGAAAGTTGCTACTGAATCTGACTCAAAGGAGAAGTCCAAAGTTTCATCTTCTAAGAAACAGAAGGTTGAAAAGGAGAGCGAGAAAGTACGTGATGCTTCTGGGAAAGAAAAAGCTTCAAGTATTAAGCAGTCAAGCAACTCTTCGGCAAAGGGTTCAGGAAAAGATCAAG GGAAATCAAAGAGTGACAAGAAGGCTAAGGCAGAACCCAGCAATGAGGAAATGCATAAAGTAGTAGTTGCCATTTTGAAGGAAGTGGATTTTAACACT GCAACCTTATCTGATATTCTCAGGCAACTTG GAACCCACTTTGGAGTGGATCTAATGCACCGAAAGTCTGAAGTTAAGGCTATAATTACTGAGGTTATAAATAACATGACCGACGAGGAAGATGAGGAAGATGATGAGGAAGCTGAGGCTGGGAGTAATCATGAGAAAGATGAGGATGATGACAATGATGCTTAA
- the LOC113740678 gene encoding uncharacterized protein, producing the protein MDTGKSKWKNNSMIKKLVVSLSFQSIQAKPSRMEGAAIISLSKSKSWHCTGAAEKSQQNHDDQYRTRYKVAPKGCFSVYVGPEKQRFVIKAECANHPLFKMLLDDAALEYGYSNEGPLLLPCDVDLFYKVLAEMDCGEEATVDDSDSSAGGGFACGSCSPFTPARRLRNGTISKVYSPYGLLTPPRLLKMNHF; encoded by the coding sequence ATGGATACTGGAAAGAGCAAATGGAAGAACAATTCAATGATCAAGAAATTGGTGGTTTCTTTATCATTTCAAAGCATTCAGGCAAAACCTTCAAGAATGGAGGGTGCTGCTATCATTTCTTTGTCGAAGAGTAAATCATGGCATTGTACTGGGGCAGCtgaaaaatctcaacaaaatcaTGATGATCAGTACAGAACAAGGTATAAAGTTGCTCCTAAAGGTTGTTTTTCAGTGTATGTTGGTCCTGAGAAACAAAGGTTTGTGATCAAGGCAGAATGTGCTAATCATCCATTGTTCAAGATGCTGCTTGACGATGCTGCATTGGAGTATGGGTATAGCAATGAAGGCCCTCTTTTGCTTCCATGTGATGTTGATCTTTTTTACAAAGTCCTGGCTGAGATGGATTGTGGCGAGGAGGCCACGGTTGATGATTCTGATTCATCAGCTGGTGGTGGATTTGCATGTGGCTCCTGCAGTCCTTTCACTCCGGCACGGCGTCTTCGAAACGGCACCATCTCTAAAGTTTATAGTCCATATGGACTTCTCACTCCACCCCGGTTGCTGAAGATGAATCACTTCTGA
- the LOC113741892 gene encoding omega-hydroxypalmitate O-feruloyl transferase, with product MENGKSNTFELTVKQGQPTLIPPAEETQKGLYFLSNLDQNIAVIVRTIYCFKSGEKGNEEAVGMIRDALSKVLVQYHPLAGRLTISPEGKLIVDCTGEGAVFVEAEADCTIEDIGDNTKPDPVTLGKLVYDVPGAKNVLEIPPLAAQVTKFKCGGFVLGLCMNHCIFDGIGAMEFVNSWGEVARGLPLKVPPFMDRTILKARNPPKIEFPHHEFAEIEDTSNTAELYKEEMHYRSFCFGPEKLEKLKRKALEDGALAKCTTFEALSAFIWRSRSQALKMKPDQKTKLLFAVDGRSRFDPPIPEGYFGNGIVLTNSLCSAGELVGNPLSFAVKLVQESVQIVKDSYMRSAIDYFEATRVRPSLTATLLITTWSRLSFHTTDFGWGEPVLSGPVALPEKEVSLFLSHGKERKSVNVLLGLPAAAMKTFEELMQI from the exons ATGGAGAATGGTAAGAGCAACACATTTGAGCTCACCGTCAAGCAGGGACAACCAACTTTGATCCCTCCAGCTGAAGAAACACAGAAGGGCCTGTATTTCCTCTCAAATCTTGATCAGAACATTGCGGTGATTGTTCGTACAATTTACTGCTTTAAATCAGGGGAAAAGGGCAATGAGGAAGCTGTAGGGATGATCAGGGATGCTTTATCAAAGGTTCTTGTTCAGTACCACCCTCTTGCAGGGCGTTTAACTATTAGTCCTGAGGGAAAGCTGATAGTGGATTGTACCGGAGAAGGGGCTGTCTTTGTTGAGGCTGAAGCAGATTGCACCATTGAAGACATCGGCGACAACACAAAGCCTGATCCTGTTACTCTCGGAAAGCTGGTTTATGATGTTCCAGGCGCGAAAAACGTACTGGAGATTCCTCCTTTGGCTGCTCAG GTGACTAAGTTCAAGTGTGGAGGATTTGTTCTTGGGCTGTGCATGAACCACTGCATATTTGATGGGATTGGTGCAATGGAATTTGTCAACTCCTGGGGTGAAGTTGCCAGAGGACTGCCTTTAAAAGTGCCTCCATTTATGGACAGAACCATACTCAAAGCCCGAAATCCTCCCAAGATAGAATTTCCCCATCATGAATTCGCTGAAATTGAAGACACATCAAATACTGCTGAACTCTACAAGGAGGAAATGCACTACAGGTCATTCTGTTTTGGCCCAGAAAAACTCGAAAAGCTCAAAAGGAAAGCTTTGGAAGATGGAGCTCTGGCCAAATGCACCACATTTGAAGCCCTGTCAGCATTCATATGGCGATCTCGTAGCCAGGCCCTGAAGATGAAGCCTGATCAAAAGACAAAACTTCTCTTTGCAGTTGATGGAAGATCAAGATTTGATCCCCCAATTCCAGAAGGCTACTTTGGCAATGGAATTGTGCTTACAAATTCACTTTGCAGCGCAGGTGAGCTAGTCGGGAATCCACTTTCATTTGCAGTGAAGCTAGTCCAAGAATCAGTCCAAATTGTCAAAGACAGTTATATGAGATCTGCTATAGACTACTTCGAAGCAACTAGAGTAAGGCCTTCTTTGACTGCAACGCTTCTCATCACAACCTGGTCTAGGCTATCTTTCCATACTACTGATTTTGGATGGGGAGAACCTGTTTTATCAGGGCCTGTAGCCCTTCCAGAGAAGGAAGTAAGCCTGTTTCTGTCTcatggaaaagaaaggaaaagcgtCAATGTGCTTCTGGGGTTGCCAGCTGCTGCAATGAAAACGTTTGAAGAGCTTATGCAGATCTAA
- the LOC113742341 gene encoding DEK domain-containing chromatin-associated protein 1 isoform X1, with the protein MDSEKETLEEKQPGKEEKEEEEEEDADAAVKNGGEGVKEAAAGEEKLPEKEVEEEGGKDEMEVDKKEEKEEKVEQEDGEEEKVEEEEEEEDKKEKKKVKKSAKKVKEKVSPATPAIERPTRERKTVERYTETSAGRSASPKPIAIEKGQGTPLKDIPNVAYKLSKRKADDTLQMLHYILFGKKGRAQTLKKNIGMFSGFVWTENEEEKQRAKVKEKLDKCVKDRLFVFCDILNIRLNKAVAKKEDLSAKLLEFLESPHATTEVLLADQEQKGKRRKVKASTSKTSGPSDAATGKSAKKQKQDSEVGEKRKRSSTEDEEDDAFEHSDSKQESLGDEDSDAVVKAESDNEQSKSDEDVEEDHEEPKQKPSEKSASKKSVKKESGDNSREKSKAVKKESPAKSPKTSGKSAKKTVSSGSKKVATESDSKEKSKVSSSKKQKVEKESEKVRDASGKEKASSIKQSSNSSAKGSGKDQGKSKSDKKAKAEPSNEEMHKVVVAILKEVDFNTATLSDILRQLGTHFGVDLMHRKSEVKAIITEVINNMTDEEDEEDDEEAEAGSNHEKDEDDDNDA; encoded by the exons ATGGATTCTGAGAAAGAAACCCTCGAGGAGAAACAGCCAGGAAAGgaggagaaggaggaggaggaagaggaggatGCGGATGCTGCTGTGAAAAATGGTGGAGAAGGGGTAAAAGAAGCCGCAGCGGGTGAAGAGAAGTTGCCGGAGAAAGAGGTGGAAGAAGAGGGAGGAAAAGATGAGATGGAAGTtgataagaaggaagagaaagagGAGAAAGTAGAGCAGGAGGATGGAGAAGAGGAAAAggttgaggaagaagaagaagaggaggataagaaggagaagaagaaagtgaagaagagCGCTAAGAAAGTGAAAGAGAAGGTTTCACCTGCGACACCGGCGATTGAGAGGCCCACCAGGGAGAGGAAGACTGTGGAGAGATATACCGAGACTTCTGCCGGAAGGAGTGCGTCGCCAAAACCGATAGCTATTGAGAAG gGTCAAGGCACGCCGCTAAAGGACATTCCTAATG TGGCATATAAGCTATCAAAAAGAAAAGCTGATGACACTCTACAGATGCTTCACTACATTCTCTTTGGCAAGAAAGGAAGG GCACAGACTTTGAAGAAAAACATAGGCATGTTTTCAGGCTTTGTCTGGACAGAAAATGAG GAGGAAAAGCAAAGGGCAAAAGTCAAGGAGAAGCTTGACAAATGTGTTAAGGACAGATTGTTTGTCTTTTGTGATATCCTCAATATTCGGTTGAACAAAGCTGTTGCAAAGAAG GAAGATCTTTCAGCAAAGTTATTGGAGTTCTTGGAATCCCCACATGCTACCACAGAGGTTTTGCTTGCTGACCAGGAACAG AAGGGTAAGAGACGGAAGGTGAAAGCATCAACAAGTAAAACTTCAGGCCCTTCGGATGCAGCTACAGGAAAGTCAGCAAAG AAACAAAAACAGGATTCTGAAGTTGGGGAAAAGCGCAAGCGTTCCTCAACTgaggatgaagaagatgatgcgTTTGAGCATTCTGACAGCAAACAAGAATCTTTGGGGGATGAGGATAGTGATGCAGTTGTCAAAGCAGAAAGTGATAATGAGCAGAGCAAGTCAGATGAAGATGTTGAAGAAGATCACGAGGAACCCAAGCAGAAGCCAAGTGAGAAAAGTGCTTCTAAGAAGAGTGTGAAGAAGGAATCTGGTGATAATAGCAGGGAGAAGTCTAAGGCAGTGAAGAAAGAGAGCCCAGCCAAATCTCCCAAAACCTCTGGTAAAAGTGCCAAAAAAACAGTCAGTTCAGGATCTAAGAAAGTTGCTACTGAATCTGACTCAAAGGAGAAGTCCAAAGTTTCATCTTCTAAGAAACAGAAGGTTGAAAAGGAGAGCGAGAAAGTACGTGATGCTTCTGGGAAAGAAAAAGCTTCAAGTATTAAGCAGTCAAGCAACTCTTCGGCAAAGGGTTCAGGAAAAGATCAAG GGAAATCAAAGAGTGACAAGAAGGCTAAGGCAGAACCCAGCAATGAGGAAATGCATAAAGTAGTAGTTGCCATTTTGAAGGAAGTGGATTTTAACACT GCAACCTTATCTGATATTCTCAGGCAACTTG GAACCCACTTTGGAGTGGATCTAATGCACCGAAAGTCTGAAGTTAAGGCTATAATTACTGAGGTTATAAATAACATGACCGACGAGGAAGATGAGGAAGATGATGAGGAAGCTGAGGCTGGGAGTAATCATGAGAAAGATGAGGATGATGACAATGATGCTTAA
- the LOC113742341 gene encoding DEK domain-containing chromatin-associated protein 1 isoform X3: MDSEKETLEEKQPGKEEKEEEEEEDADAAVKNGGEGVKEAAAGEEKLPEKEVEEEGGKDEMEVDKKEEKEEKVEQEDGEEEKVEEEEEEEDKKEKKKVKKSAKKVKEKVSPATPAIERPTRERKTVERYTETSAGRSASPKPIAIEKGQGTPLKDIPNVAYKLSKRKADDTLQMLHYILFGKKGRAQTLKKNIGMFSGFVWTENEEEKQRAKVKEKLDKCVKDRLFVFCDILNIRLNKAVAKKEDLSAKLLEFLESPHATTEVLLADQEQGKRRKVKASTSKTSGPSDAATGKSAKKQKQDSEVGEKRKRSSTEDEEDDAFEHSDSKQESLGDEDSDAVVKAESDNEQSKSDEDVEEDHEEPKQKPSEKSASKKSVKKESGDNSREKSKAVKKESPAKSPKTSGKSAKKTVSSGSKKVATESDSKEKSKVSSSKKQKVEKESEKVRDASGKEKASSIKQSSNSSAKGSGKDQGKSKSDKKAKAEPSNEEMHKVVVAILKEVDFNTATLSDILRQLGTHFGVDLMHRKSEVKAIITEVINNMTDEEDEEDDEEAEAGSNHEKDEDDDNDA; encoded by the exons ATGGATTCTGAGAAAGAAACCCTCGAGGAGAAACAGCCAGGAAAGgaggagaaggaggaggaggaagaggaggatGCGGATGCTGCTGTGAAAAATGGTGGAGAAGGGGTAAAAGAAGCCGCAGCGGGTGAAGAGAAGTTGCCGGAGAAAGAGGTGGAAGAAGAGGGAGGAAAAGATGAGATGGAAGTtgataagaaggaagagaaagagGAGAAAGTAGAGCAGGAGGATGGAGAAGAGGAAAAggttgaggaagaagaagaagaggaggataagaaggagaagaagaaagtgaagaagagCGCTAAGAAAGTGAAAGAGAAGGTTTCACCTGCGACACCGGCGATTGAGAGGCCCACCAGGGAGAGGAAGACTGTGGAGAGATATACCGAGACTTCTGCCGGAAGGAGTGCGTCGCCAAAACCGATAGCTATTGAGAAG gGTCAAGGCACGCCGCTAAAGGACATTCCTAATG TGGCATATAAGCTATCAAAAAGAAAAGCTGATGACACTCTACAGATGCTTCACTACATTCTCTTTGGCAAGAAAGGAAGG GCACAGACTTTGAAGAAAAACATAGGCATGTTTTCAGGCTTTGTCTGGACAGAAAATGAG GAGGAAAAGCAAAGGGCAAAAGTCAAGGAGAAGCTTGACAAATGTGTTAAGGACAGATTGTTTGTCTTTTGTGATATCCTCAATATTCGGTTGAACAAAGCTGTTGCAAAGAAG GAAGATCTTTCAGCAAAGTTATTGGAGTTCTTGGAATCCCCACATGCTACCACAGAGGTTTTGCTTGCTGACCAGGAACAG GGTAAGAGACGGAAGGTGAAAGCATCAACAAGTAAAACTTCAGGCCCTTCGGATGCAGCTACAGGAAAGTCAGCAAAG AAACAAAAACAGGATTCTGAAGTTGGGGAAAAGCGCAAGCGTTCCTCAACTgaggatgaagaagatgatgcgTTTGAGCATTCTGACAGCAAACAAGAATCTTTGGGGGATGAGGATAGTGATGCAGTTGTCAAAGCAGAAAGTGATAATGAGCAGAGCAAGTCAGATGAAGATGTTGAAGAAGATCACGAGGAACCCAAGCAGAAGCCAAGTGAGAAAAGTGCTTCTAAGAAGAGTGTGAAGAAGGAATCTGGTGATAATAGCAGGGAGAAGTCTAAGGCAGTGAAGAAAGAGAGCCCAGCCAAATCTCCCAAAACCTCTGGTAAAAGTGCCAAAAAAACAGTCAGTTCAGGATCTAAGAAAGTTGCTACTGAATCTGACTCAAAGGAGAAGTCCAAAGTTTCATCTTCTAAGAAACAGAAGGTTGAAAAGGAGAGCGAGAAAGTACGTGATGCTTCTGGGAAAGAAAAAGCTTCAAGTATTAAGCAGTCAAGCAACTCTTCGGCAAAGGGTTCAGGAAAAGATCAAG GGAAATCAAAGAGTGACAAGAAGGCTAAGGCAGAACCCAGCAATGAGGAAATGCATAAAGTAGTAGTTGCCATTTTGAAGGAAGTGGATTTTAACACT GCAACCTTATCTGATATTCTCAGGCAACTTG GAACCCACTTTGGAGTGGATCTAATGCACCGAAAGTCTGAAGTTAAGGCTATAATTACTGAGGTTATAAATAACATGACCGACGAGGAAGATGAGGAAGATGATGAGGAAGCTGAGGCTGGGAGTAATCATGAGAAAGATGAGGATGATGACAATGATGCTTAA